A stretch of Aythya fuligula isolate bAytFul2 chromosome 1, bAytFul2.pri, whole genome shotgun sequence DNA encodes these proteins:
- the GPA33 gene encoding cell surface A33 antigen: MKGLQLFVFSAVLVTAHTLTVETPAKELQVARGSNATLRCQFNTDASITAGDFVVWKKINTADDAVTRYFDGLVQYGKGYENRIQFTGNLGSGDISVTINEVTMEDNGTYVCSVRLRNDPPRQSAITSLYVLIAPSKPECKIVGTAEYGQTINLTCISHEGSPKPTYSWESFNVQHEPRVLQTTKGEQITLKNISADTSGFYICTSTNIVGKESCNMTVSVVPPSMNIALYAGIIGGAVAAIVVIGIIAYCCCCQGDKNTDYEMTETKDADEFSQRNPTENQTAKDDNEDE, encoded by the exons TTCTGGTGACTGCTCATACCCTTACTGTGGAAACACCTGCCAAGGAATTACAGGTGGCACGAGGGAGCAACGCTACTCTCCGCTGTCAGTTTAATACTGATGCCTCCATCACCGCAGGAGATTTTGTTGTCTGGAAGAAAATCAATACTGCG GATGATGCTGTCACTAGGTATTTTGATGGACTTGTACAGTATGGCAAGGGCTACGAAAACCGAATACAATTTACTGGTAACTTAGGGAGTGGGGACATCAGTGTCACCATCAATGAAGTAACCATGGAAGACAATGGGACGTATGTATGCAGTGTTCGTCTACGGAATGACCCTCCTCGGCAGTCTGCAATCACGAGTCTTTACGTCCTCA ttgCACCATCCAAGCCAGAATGCAAGATTGTGGGCACAGCAGAATATGGCCAAACGATCAATCTAACCTGCATTTCTCATGAGGGCTCCCCAAAACCCACATACAGCTGGGAAAGCTTCAATGTACAGCATGAGCCCCGTGTACTGCAAACAACAAAAG GGGAGCAAATAACTCTGAAGAACATCTCAGCGGATACATCTGGCTTTTACATCTGCACTTCAACAAACATTGTGGGAAAGGAATCTTGCAACATGACGGTCAGCGTTGTGCCAC CATCCATGAACATTGCCCTTTATGCCGGCATCATTGGAGGAGCTGTTGCTGCAATTGTAGTTATTGGTATTATAGcctattgctgctgctgtcaggggGACAAGAACACTGACTATGAGATGAC GGAGACAAAAGATGCAGATGAATTCTCCCAGAGGAATCCTACAGAGAATCAGACAGCAAAAGATGATAATGAAGatgaatga